One window of the Methanocaldococcus vulcanius M7 genome contains the following:
- a CDS encoding DUF166 family protein — MKIAILTDGAYGDRAHETIKKKFPCDIIKVKYYGDFDEIVIDKEILNKLNDYDLFITYTLNPDLTYEIVKSINRKSFVLVGAWKGEGFKKQLESFGNVFCPNLMCEIDEEKLDKYVNKYPQLKEFLEYFGRPKINVILDNNKIIRKIEILREAPCGSTSKTLEEFIGKKFDDNLLLNIGLRVQHFCRAGKIRIFVEKEGKKTKAGKLLVEGITPLI, encoded by the coding sequence GTGAAAATTGCTATACTAACAGATGGGGCATATGGAGATCGAGCACATGAAACAATAAAGAAAAAGTTTCCATGTGATATTATAAAAGTGAAATACTATGGAGATTTTGATGAAATTGTAATTGACAAGGAAATATTAAACAAATTAAATGACTACGATCTCTTTATAACCTATACATTAAATCCAGATCTAACGTATGAGATAGTAAAATCCATTAATCGTAAATCGTTTGTTTTAGTCGGGGCTTGGAAAGGAGAGGGGTTTAAAAAACAACTCGAAAGTTTTGGAAATGTATTCTGCCCAAATCTTATGTGTGAAATTGATGAAGAGAAATTAGATAAATACGTAAATAAATACCCTCAACTAAAAGAGTTTTTAGAGTATTTTGGAAGACCAAAGATTAATGTAATTCTTGATAACAATAAAATTATAAGAAAAATTGAAATTTTGAGAGAAGCTCCCTGTGGCTCTACATCAAAGACCTTAGAAGAATTTATTGGAAAAAAATTTGATGACAATCTTTTATTAAATATCGGTTTAAGAGTTCAGCATTTTTGTAGAGCAGGAAAGATAAGAATATTTGTAGAAAAAGAAGGGAAGAAAACAAAAGCAGGAAAGTTGCTTGTTGAAGGTATTACTCCTCTAATCTGA
- the mfnF gene encoding (4-{4-[2-(gamma-L-glutamylamino)ethyl]phenoxymethyl}furan-2-yl)methanamine synthase, giving the protein MILGIDIGGANTKITEIEGDNYKTHHIYFPMWKKKDELEKLLKNYSDNVDYVALVMTAELADCYKTKKEGVEDIINKVENAFNCPIYIFDVNGNFLTPEQAKKNYLDVSASNWNATAKFVSEFIKDSCILVDMGSTTTDIIPIKDKNILAEKTDLDRLMSNQLIYVGTLRTPVSFLTNKIEFRGKLTNLSSEYFAITADMAVILNKITEKDYTCDTPDGSGKDYESCLTRLARVLCADRELINDDEIVDIANKLYNKLLELIRENINNVAKKYNLKDVVITGLGESILKDALNDHYNLISIKEIYGKDVSLSTPSFAVAKLLQKQLKY; this is encoded by the coding sequence TTGATTTTAGGAATAGATATTGGAGGGGCAAATACAAAAATAACAGAAATTGAAGGAGATAACTATAAAACCCATCATATTTATTTTCCAATGTGGAAGAAAAAAGATGAATTAGAGAAATTACTAAAAAATTACAGTGATAATGTTGATTATGTTGCCTTAGTTATGACCGCAGAATTAGCTGATTGCTACAAAACAAAGAAAGAGGGAGTTGAAGATATAATAAATAAAGTTGAAAATGCTTTTAATTGTCCAATATATATATTTGATGTTAATGGAAACTTTTTAACCCCAGAACAAGCTAAAAAAAATTATTTAGACGTTTCAGCATCAAATTGGAATGCAACTGCTAAATTTGTTTCAGAATTTATAAAAGATAGTTGTATTTTGGTTGATATGGGATCTACTACCACAGACATAATTCCAATAAAAGATAAAAACATTTTGGCTGAAAAAACGGACTTGGATAGGTTGATGAGCAATCAGTTGATCTACGTTGGGACTTTAAGAACTCCTGTGAGTTTCTTAACTAATAAAATAGAGTTTAGAGGAAAATTAACTAATTTATCTTCGGAATATTTTGCCATTACCGCAGATATGGCTGTAATATTGAATAAAATTACAGAAAAGGATTACACTTGTGATACGCCAGATGGATCAGGAAAGGACTATGAAAGTTGTTTAACAAGGTTAGCAAGGGTTTTATGTGCCGATAGAGAATTGATTAACGATGATGAGATAGTAGATATTGCAAATAAATTATATAATAAGCTTTTAGAGTTAATCAGAGAAAATATTAATAATGTTGCAAAAAAATACAACTTAAAAGACGTTGTTATAACCGGTTTAGGAGAGAGTATTTTAAAAGATGCTTTAAATGATCATTATAACCTAATATCTATAAAAGAGATTTATGGTAAGGATGTTTCACTATCAACCCCAAGTTTTGCAGTGGCTAAACTACTACAAAAACAACTAAAATACTAA
- a CDS encoding cysteine-rich small domain-containing protein, translating to MIELAKSHLKKVLELCGANRNCEYYPCHFDGQVCLWCFCPFYPCEDEELGEYIKRRDGTKIWSCVKCHWVHREEVATEILKEILSLTKNNSIDEGLQLLDDRELMLKIKDKIKAKYPNR from the coding sequence ATGATCGAGCTTGCTAAAAGTCATTTAAAAAAGGTCTTAGAGTTGTGTGGAGCTAATAGAAACTGTGAATACTATCCCTGCCATTTTGATGGACAAGTTTGTTTGTGGTGTTTTTGCCCTTTCTATCCATGCGAAGATGAGGAGTTAGGGGAGTATATAAAGAGAAGAGATGGAACAAAAATTTGGAGTTGTGTTAAATGCCATTGGGTTCATAGAGAAGAAGTTGCGACAGAAATATTAAAAGAGATCCTGTCTTTAACAAAAAATAACAGTATAGATGAGGGATTACAATTATTGGATGATAGAGAGTTGATGTTAAAAATAAAAGATAAAATTAAAGCCAAGTACCCAAATAGGTGA
- the mcrA gene encoding coenzyme-B sulfoethylthiotransferase subunit alpha produces the protein MDAEKRLFLKALKEKFEEDPREKYTKFYVFGGWRQSARKREFVEAAQKLIEKRGGIPFYNPDIGVPLGQRKLMPYKVSNTDAIVEGDDLHFMNNAAMQQFWDDIRRTVIVGMDTAHAVLEKRLGVEVTPETINEYMETINHALPGGAVVQEHMVEVHPALVWDCYAKIFTGDDELADEIDKRFLIDINKLFPEEQAEQIKKAIGKRTYQVSRVPTLVGRVCDGGTIARWSAMQIGMSFITAYKLCAGEAAIADFSYAAKHADVIQMASFLPARRARGPNEPGGMFFGILADVVQTTRVSDDPVEQSLEVVASGAMLYDQIWLGSYMSGGVGFTQYATASYTDDILDDFSYYGYDYITKKYGGCNSVKPTMDVVEDIATEVTLYALEQYDTFPALLEDHFGGSQRAAVTAAASGISVALATGNSNAGVNGWYLSQILHKEYHSRLGFYGYDLQDQCGAANSLSFRNDEGSPLELRGPNYPNYAMNVGHQGEYAGITQAAHSARGDAFALNPLIKVAFADPSLIFDFRYPRKEFARGALREFEPAGERDPIIPAH, from the coding sequence ATGGATGCTGAGAAAAGATTATTCTTAAAGGCATTAAAAGAAAAATTCGAAGAAGATCCAAGAGAAAAATACACTAAATTCTATGTCTTTGGTGGATGGAGACAGTCAGCAAGAAAAAGAGAATTCGTTGAAGCAGCACAAAAATTAATTGAGAAAAGAGGAGGAATTCCATTCTACAACCCAGATATTGGGGTTCCATTAGGGCAGAGAAAATTAATGCCTTACAAGGTCTCAAACACAGATGCAATTGTTGAAGGAGATGATCTACACTTCATGAACAACGCTGCAATGCAGCAGTTCTGGGACGATATAAGAAGAACAGTTATTGTTGGGATGGATACAGCTCACGCTGTTCTTGAAAAGAGGTTGGGAGTAGAGGTTACTCCAGAGACAATTAACGAATACATGGAAACAATAAACCACGCTCTCCCAGGAGGGGCAGTTGTTCAGGAGCACATGGTTGAGGTTCACCCAGCATTGGTTTGGGACTGTTATGCTAAGATCTTTACAGGAGACGATGAGTTAGCTGATGAAATTGACAAGAGATTCTTAATTGACATAAACAAGTTGTTCCCAGAAGAGCAAGCAGAACAAATTAAAAAAGCAATTGGTAAGAGGACATACCAAGTTTCAAGAGTTCCAACATTAGTCGGAAGAGTTTGTGATGGGGGAACAATAGCAAGATGGAGTGCTATGCAGATTGGGATGAGTTTCATTACCGCTTATAAGTTGTGTGCAGGAGAGGCAGCAATTGCTGACTTCTCATACGCTGCAAAACACGCAGATGTCATTCAAATGGCTTCATTCTTACCTGCAAGAAGAGCAAGAGGGCCAAATGAACCAGGAGGAATGTTCTTTGGTATATTGGCAGATGTCGTTCAAACAACAAGGGTCTCAGATGATCCAGTTGAGCAATCATTAGAGGTTGTTGCTTCAGGGGCTATGCTCTATGACCAAATCTGGTTAGGAAGTTATATGTCTGGAGGGGTTGGATTCACTCAGTATGCAACTGCTTCATACACCGATGACATATTGGATGATTTCTCCTACTATGGTTATGACTACATAACTAAAAAATACGGAGGATGCAACAGCGTAAAACCAACAATGGATGTTGTTGAGGATATAGCAACCGAGGTAACACTCTACGCATTAGAGCAGTACGATACCTTCCCTGCATTGTTAGAGGATCACTTTGGAGGGTCTCAAAGAGCTGCGGTTACAGCAGCAGCATCTGGTATCTCAGTAGCATTGGCAACAGGAAACTCAAACGCTGGAGTTAACGGATGGTATTTAAGCCAAATATTACACAAAGAATACCACAGCAGATTAGGATTCTATGGTTATGATTTACAGGATCAGTGTGGAGCTGCAAACTCGCTCTCATTTAGAAACGATGAAGGTTCACCGTTGGAGTTAAGAGGGCCAAACTATCCAAACTATGCAATGAACGTCGGTCACCAAGGAGAGTATGCAGGAATTACACAGGCAGCACACTCAGCAAGAGGAGATGCTTTCGCACTTAACCCATTAATTAAGGTTGCATTTGCAGATCCTTCATTGATCTTTGATTTCAGATACCCAAGAAAAGAGTTTGCAAGAGGTGCTTTAAGAGAGTTCGAGCCAGCTGGAGAAAGAGATCCAATTATTCCTGCACACTAA
- a CDS encoding HDIG domain-containing metalloprotein: MERLIKLAEQIKDEKLRKKVIEFLKNPKATHPEVVDTGISVEESPASINWHHRYKGGLIEHTLSVAKLALKMADVFEDVYGVKINRDYLLAGALLHDIMKPYNYVKNEDGSFDHYDMFNLDHLTLAVAELYKRDFPMEVIKIIASHHGDHSPTRPNSIEAYIVHYADEADSKINDVAVRVCQARSRDLGISEQDIYKAINPLRVYEIRSKEGKLKTIEFLRAILSSIEED, encoded by the coding sequence ATGGAAAGATTAATAAAATTAGCGGAGCAAATAAAAGATGAAAAACTGAGAAAAAAGGTTATTGAGTTTTTGAAAAATCCAAAAGCAACACATCCGGAAGTTGTAGATACTGGGATAAGTGTTGAAGAATCCCCAGCAAGCATAAATTGGCACCATAGATATAAGGGAGGGTTGATAGAGCACACTCTATCTGTGGCAAAACTTGCATTAAAAATGGCGGATGTTTTTGAGGATGTTTATGGGGTTAAGATAAATAGGGACTATTTACTTGCAGGGGCACTTTTACACGACATAATGAAACCCTATAACTATGTAAAGAATGAGGATGGAAGTTTTGATCATTATGATATGTTTAACTTAGATCACTTAACTTTGGCAGTTGCTGAACTCTATAAAAGAGATTTTCCAATGGAGGTAATTAAAATCATTGCTTCTCATCATGGGGATCACTCCCCAACAAGGCCTAATTCGATAGAGGCGTATATAGTTCACTATGCAGATGAAGCAGATTCAAAAATTAATGATGTTGCAGTTAGAGTTTGTCAGGCAAGAAGTAGAGACCTTGGAATCTCTGAGCAGGATATTTATAAAGCAATTAATCCATTGAGGGTTTATGAGATAAGGAGTAAGGAAGGAAAATTAAAAACAATAGAATTTTTAAGAGCCATTTTGAGTTCTATTGAAGAGGACTAA
- the priS gene encoding DNA primase catalytic subunit PriS, which yields MNTFAEVQKLYREYYSFAIKNNLLEIPDCIEYREFGYGYLKKVDNRNLSFKNEREYKSWILKNAPMHLYKSLAYMRYPSNVGGASNKGIFRRELAFDIDVHKTGKCNHEDDWICKYCLEEAKNQAIYLIEEFLIPDFGLNEDDLKIVFSGNRGYHIYIKPKNKDILEIIENYSKEDRRFLMDYILGKNLNLHNIGSGWRRRLIKEFKKNNIGTRQFEKEKNWKKIIEKRKNKEKIYNIIDKSKNKIELDEKVMEDDIRLLRVINSLHGYTGFIVKPLNNLNELKKFNPLKDAIFKYFEEIEYRVDIFDDRKFEIQIGGKKYHHKSRKVSGSALLYLFGHNIKFTISCR from the coding sequence ATGAACACATTTGCAGAGGTTCAAAAACTATATAGGGAGTATTACAGCTTTGCAATAAAAAATAATCTCTTAGAAATTCCGGATTGTATTGAGTATAGGGAATTTGGATATGGCTATTTAAAAAAAGTTGATAATAGAAATTTATCTTTTAAAAATGAGAGAGAGTATAAATCTTGGATATTAAAAAATGCTCCAATGCATCTCTACAAATCATTAGCTTATATGAGGTATCCGAGTAATGTTGGTGGAGCATCTAATAAGGGAATATTTAGAAGAGAATTGGCTTTTGATATTGATGTTCATAAAACAGGGAAGTGTAATCATGAAGATGATTGGATATGCAAGTATTGTTTAGAAGAGGCAAAAAATCAGGCAATTTATTTAATTGAAGAATTTTTAATTCCTGATTTTGGTTTAAATGAGGATGATTTAAAAATAGTTTTTAGCGGAAATAGGGGTTATCATATATACATAAAACCAAAAAATAAAGATATTCTTGAGATCATTGAAAACTACTCAAAAGAAGATAGAAGATTTTTAATGGACTATATTCTTGGAAAAAATTTAAACTTGCATAATATTGGTAGTGGATGGAGGAGAAGGTTAATAAAAGAATTTAAAAAGAACAATATTGGAACAAGGCAATTTGAAAAAGAAAAGAACTGGAAAAAAATCATCGAAAAGAGAAAAAATAAAGAAAAAATTTATAATATAATTGATAAATCTAAGAATAAAATTGAATTGGATGAAAAGGTTATGGAAGATGATATTCGACTACTGAGGGTTATAAATTCCCTACATGGATATACGGGATTTATTGTTAAGCCGTTGAATAACTTAAATGAATTAAAAAAATTTAACCCTCTAAAGGATGCAATATTCAAATATTTTGAGGAGATAGAATATCGAGTGGATATATTTGACGATAGAAAATTCGAAATTCAAATTGGAGGGAAAAAATATCATCATAAAAGTAGAAAAGTTAGCGGATCTGCTTTATTATACTTATTCGGACATAATATTAAATTCACCATTAGTTGTCGCTAA
- the mcrB gene encoding coenzyme-B sulfoethylthiotransferase subunit beta — MVKYKDTINLYDEKGNLVEENVPLEAVSPLYNPTIQKLVKDVKRTVAVNLAGIENALRTGAVGGKGCMIRGRELDLPIVENAETVAEYVEKVIKVSDDDDTSIKLINDGKQMAVQIPSKRLDVAAEYSVSVLVTAQALKEAIIRTFDVDLFDAPMVHAAIIGGYPHEVAMKGSNIAALLGNPLSLEGPGYALRNIMANHFVACTKKNVMNAVAFASIMEQTAMFEMGDAVGLFERMHLLGLAYQGLNADNLVIDLVKANGKNGTVGTVVASTVERALEDGVIKEDKTLPSGFTLYKPVDVAKWNAYAAAGLVAAAIVNCGAARAAQNIASTILYYNDILEYETGLPGVDFGRCEGTAVGFSFFSHSIYGGGGPGIFNGNHIVTRHSKGFAIPPVAAAMCLDAGTQMFSPEKTSALVGTVFSAIDEFREPLKYVIKGALEVKDKI; from the coding sequence ATGGTAAAGTATAAAGACACAATAAACCTATACGACGAAAAAGGAAACTTGGTAGAGGAGAACGTTCCATTAGAGGCAGTAAGTCCATTATATAACCCAACAATTCAAAAGTTGGTAAAAGACGTTAAGAGGACAGTAGCAGTTAACTTAGCAGGTATCGAGAACGCTTTAAGAACAGGAGCTGTTGGCGGAAAAGGTTGCATGATCAGAGGAAGAGAGTTGGATTTACCAATCGTAGAGAATGCTGAAACAGTCGCTGAGTATGTTGAAAAAGTTATCAAAGTTTCTGATGATGACGATACATCAATTAAATTAATCAACGATGGAAAACAGATGGCAGTTCAAATTCCATCAAAAAGATTAGATGTTGCAGCAGAATACTCTGTTTCTGTTTTAGTTACAGCTCAGGCATTAAAAGAAGCAATAATAAGAACATTTGACGTTGATTTATTTGACGCTCCAATGGTTCACGCAGCTATTATCGGAGGTTATCCACACGAAGTAGCAATGAAAGGATCAAACATCGCTGCTTTATTAGGTAATCCATTATCATTGGAAGGACCAGGTTATGCATTAAGAAACATTATGGCAAACCACTTCGTTGCTTGTACAAAGAAAAATGTTATGAACGCTGTTGCATTCGCTTCAATTATGGAACAAACAGCAATGTTTGAAATGGGAGATGCTGTCGGATTATTTGAAAGAATGCACTTATTGGGCTTAGCATACCAAGGTTTAAATGCAGACAACTTAGTAATTGACTTAGTTAAAGCAAACGGTAAAAATGGAACAGTAGGGACCGTTGTTGCTTCAACAGTTGAAAGAGCATTAGAAGATGGAGTAATTAAAGAAGATAAAACACTACCATCCGGATTTACCTTATATAAGCCAGTTGACGTTGCTAAGTGGAACGCTTATGCAGCAGCTGGTTTAGTTGCAGCAGCAATTGTAAACTGTGGGGCTGCAAGAGCAGCACAGAACATTGCATCAACAATCTTATACTACAACGACATCTTAGAATACGAAACTGGACTGCCAGGAGTTGACTTCGGTAGATGTGAAGGTACAGCAGTTGGGTTCTCATTCTTCTCACACTCAATCTACGGAGGAGGAGGGCCAGGTATCTTCAACGGAAACCACATCGTTACAAGGCACTCAAAAGGATTCGCTATCCCACCAGTTGCAGCAGCAATGTGTTTAGACGCTGGAACACAGATGTTCTCACCTGAAAAAACATCAGCATTAGTCGGAACCGTTTTCAGTGCAATTGATGAGTTTAGAGAACCATTGAAATATGTTATAAAAGGAGCATTAGAAGTTAAAGATAAAATCTAA
- the mcrD gene encoding methyl-coenzyme M reductase operon protein D, producing the protein MIEVEIFPHRYLKASTTEKFLNKIYDLKTVERVVIHGQPLPKVVNYGPARGTPVNHTERKIINVKGVPVELTVMAGRFWITLSDDSELDKLDEICKELFPFGYNLRVGKFLKDRPTVTDYIKYGEDGVFLINEMDRRLIGMVDPRSRMATSVTVVEKEDKEE; encoded by the coding sequence ATGATTGAAGTTGAGATCTTCCCTCACAGATATTTAAAAGCATCCACAACTGAAAAATTTCTTAATAAAATCTACGATTTAAAGACCGTGGAGAGAGTTGTGATCCACGGTCAACCTCTTCCCAAAGTTGTGAATTACGGGCCTGCAAGAGGAACACCAGTAAATCACACTGAAAGAAAAATAATAAACGTCAAAGGAGTTCCAGTAGAATTAACAGTGATGGCAGGAAGATTTTGGATTACACTAAGTGATGACAGTGAACTGGACAAATTAGATGAAATATGTAAAGAACTCTTCCCATTTGGATACAATCTAAGAGTTGGAAAATTCTTGAAGGATAGACCAACAGTTACTGATTATATAAAATATGGAGAAGATGGGGTATTCCTAATAAATGAAATGGATAGACGATTAATAGGAATGGTTGATCCAAGAAGTAGAATGGCAACCTCAGTTACAGTAGTAGAAAAAGAGGATAAAGAGGAATAA
- the mcrG gene encoding coenzyme-B sulfoethylthiotransferase subunit gamma, with amino-acid sequence MAYEPQFYPGQTKIAQNRRDHMNPDVQLEKLRDIPDDDIVKIMGHRQPGEDYKTVHPPLDEMDLPEDYVRDLVEPINGAKEGHRIRYIQFADSMYFAPAQPYDRARTYMWRFRGVDTGTLSGRQVIEMRESDLEALSKNFLIDTAFYDPARIGIRGATVHGHSLRLDENGLMFDALQRYVYDEKTGHVLYVKDQVGRPLDEPVDVGEPLPEEKLKEITTIYRIDGVPMRDDEELLIVVKRIHRARTLGGFIPVEDVFEKL; translated from the coding sequence ATGGCATACGAGCCACAGTTTTACCCTGGGCAAACAAAAATAGCTCAAAATAGAAGAGATCACATGAATCCAGACGTTCAGTTAGAAAAGTTAAGAGATATTCCAGATGATGATATTGTTAAGATAATGGGACACAGACAACCAGGAGAGGACTATAAAACAGTTCACCCACCATTGGATGAGATGGATTTACCAGAGGACTATGTAAGGGACTTAGTTGAGCCAATAAATGGGGCTAAGGAAGGACACAGAATTAGATACATCCAGTTCGCTGATTCAATGTATTTCGCTCCAGCTCAGCCATACGATAGAGCAAGAACATATATGTGGAGATTTAGAGGAGTAGATACTGGAACATTATCAGGAAGACAAGTTATTGAAATGAGAGAAAGTGATTTAGAAGCATTATCTAAAAACTTCTTAATTGATACTGCTTTCTACGATCCTGCAAGAATTGGTATCAGAGGAGCTACTGTCCACGGACACTCGTTAAGGTTAGATGAAAACGGTTTAATGTTCGATGCTCTCCAAAGATACGTTTATGATGAAAAGACAGGACACGTTTTATATGTTAAAGATCAAGTTGGAAGACCTTTGGATGAACCAGTAGATGTCGGAGAACCATTACCAGAAGAAAAATTAAAAGAAATTACAACCATCTATAGAATTGATGGAGTTCCAATGAGAGATGATGAAGAGTTATTGATAGTTGTTAAGAGAATCCACAGAGCAAGAACCTTAGGAGGATTCATTCCAGTAGAAGATGTCTTTGAAAAACTCTAA
- the mcrC gene encoding methyl-coenzyme M reductase I operon protein C, with translation MPVGRREQIVDCRSVMGLGEGGGLAQRGTFAEALRNDVVVVAMSPGRRHITKPVCEITYGIREAGIQTSVLVLNAGSGIPHDAPRGALGSTFGIKPEEAEQINRHKLCVVHFGNVISHIVYKAGLLLKYVEIPTIIVCQAPVDMEDLAKYGVKTRDVMPLEPKTKGTVVDIVTGVVRGESCPQTKIDEVIKKIKLHLNLN, from the coding sequence ATGCCAGTAGGAAGAAGAGAACAAATCGTGGATTGTAGATCAGTGATGGGTTTAGGAGAGGGAGGAGGATTGGCACAGAGAGGGACATTTGCAGAGGCGTTAAGAAATGATGTCGTGGTTGTAGCAATGTCTCCAGGTAGGAGGCATATAACAAAACCTGTCTGTGAAATAACTTATGGTATAAGAGAAGCAGGAATTCAAACCAGTGTCTTGGTCTTAAATGCAGGATCTGGAATACCACATGATGCTCCAAGAGGAGCTTTAGGTTCAACATTTGGGATCAAGCCAGAAGAAGCAGAGCAGATAAACAGGCACAAACTCTGTGTCGTTCACTTCGGAAACGTTATCAGCCACATCGTCTACAAGGCAGGACTCCTACTTAAATACGTGGAAATTCCTACCATTATTGTCTGTCAAGCCCCCGTAGATATGGAAGATCTCGCAAAGTATGGTGTGAAAACAAGAGATGTCATGCCATTAGAACCAAAAACCAAAGGAACAGTTGTGGATATAGTAACCGGAGTAGTAAGGGGCGAATCATGCCCTCAGACGAAAATAGATGAAGTTATTAAAAAAATAAAACTCCACTTAAACTTAAATTGA
- the mmp10 gene encoding methyl coenzyme M reductase-arginine methyltransferase Mmp10 (Mmp10 (methanogenesis marker protein 10) is a cobalamin-requiring radical SAM methyltransferase that creates the methylarginine modification to methyl coenzyme M reductase.) gives MEDVSLLVDLKGEPGINCNGFCKFCYFRKVDKKNPKPLGCRYCQFTIGCDYCTYSVREMNGDFVPLPFALMELQSGLMFKRYKKVNLTAGGDVSCYPQLRELCRAISNFGLRIHLGYTSGKGFDNLDLAKSLVEFGVDEVTFSVFSTDPKIRKEWMNDKNAETALKCLKYFCENCEVHCAIIVIPGVNDGDELKKTISDLVDWGAKAVILMRFANKEEQGLILENAPIIEGINPHSIDEFKKIVDKMYKEFGKEIRVSGTPLHDPITGTPFALAKEENRSTLERLKNKIEGEATIITGNIAYPFLKKIFDETSVNVVKVNKDIADLITAKDLERLNLKDVKETVFIPPKAFVHDLVAEELLRRDGVERMVVRGVEQLTLDGEVSGVYTKEEALKFEIEAFEELIGMINFFGMKKR, from the coding sequence ATGGAGGATGTTAGTTTATTAGTAGATCTTAAAGGAGAGCCAGGAATTAATTGTAATGGATTTTGTAAATTTTGCTATTTTAGAAAGGTTGATAAAAAAAACCCAAAACCGTTGGGGTGTAGATACTGCCAATTTACGATTGGATGTGATTACTGCACATATTCAGTTAGAGAGATGAACGGGGACTTTGTTCCATTACCTTTCGCATTGATGGAATTACAGAGTGGTTTAATGTTTAAAAGGTATAAAAAGGTTAATTTAACAGCAGGCGGAGATGTTAGCTGTTATCCTCAATTAAGAGAGCTTTGTAGGGCAATAAGTAATTTTGGATTGCGTATTCATTTAGGATACACTTCTGGAAAGGGTTTTGATAATTTAGATCTGGCTAAAAGTTTAGTCGAGTTTGGAGTTGATGAAGTAACATTTTCCGTCTTCTCAACAGATCCGAAGATTAGAAAAGAATGGATGAACGACAAGAATGCTGAAACAGCTTTAAAGTGTTTAAAATATTTTTGTGAAAATTGCGAAGTTCACTGTGCAATAATCGTTATTCCTGGAGTTAATGATGGAGATGAATTAAAAAAAACAATCTCTGATTTAGTTGATTGGGGAGCTAAGGCAGTTATATTAATGAGATTTGCTAACAAAGAAGAGCAGGGTTTAATATTAGAAAATGCTCCAATAATTGAAGGAATTAACCCTCACTCAATAGATGAGTTTAAAAAAATTGTAGATAAAATGTATAAAGAGTTTGGTAAAGAAATTCGTGTTAGTGGAACTCCTTTACATGATCCAATCACTGGAACACCATTTGCATTGGCCAAGGAGGAAAACAGATCTACTTTAGAACGATTAAAAAATAAGATTGAAGGAGAAGCAACGATAATAACAGGAAATATTGCTTATCCATTTTTAAAAAAGATCTTTGATGAGACATCTGTAAATGTTGTTAAAGTAAATAAAGATATTGCGGACTTAATTACCGCAAAGGACTTGGAGAGATTGAACTTAAAGGATGTTAAAGAAACAGTTTTTATTCCTCCGAAAGCGTTTGTTCATGATTTGGTTGCAGAAGAACTTCTAAGGAGGGATGGGGTAGAGCGGATGGTTGTTCGAGGAGTTGAGCAGTTAACCTTAGATGGGGAGGTTAGTGGAGTGTATACAAAAGAAGAAGCGTTAAAATTTGAAATTGAGGCATTTGAAGAACTGATAGGGATGATCAACTTTTTTGGAATGAAGAAGAGATAA